In Babesia bovis T2Bo chromosome 4 map unlocalized Chr4_2, whole genome shotgun sequence, the sequence ACGTAGTTGCGATTTTATGCGCGTTAGATTCTCCTCAAGACTGCCGTCGTGGTGACACACAGTCTGGCGCAAAAGGAGATTAAAGTCATCCAGAAGCTCAGCCTTCTGTGGACCAGTAAACACACAATGCAACACAACGTACAACTACGTCATTCCAACGGTTGAATACCACCTGCAGACGCTGTCTAGGCAAATCGTGGAATAGCCTCTCTCCAACGAGTTTTATAACCTGTAGTAATATTGTAGCCCTTATAGAGCACATTACCTCATCCAGGGAGCTAGACACCTGCTCGCTGCCTATGTTACTGAGCTTCTGGTCGAATAGGGCCAATCTAGCCTCCAGGAATTCTGAAACGAACTTGTCATAGAGGACTTTGCGGTCTTTTGCGCTGCAACCCTCAGCCCTAGGGTCACCTTGCAACAAGTCGTCGTCCAGTGGTACTATTTCACCATCCAAAAACGGCATACGTATGCGCTCATGTAACATGCTCATGAAAGCATTATGAGCCATGGAGGCTGCTAGAGATTCACGCGATTGGACTTCTATCCTGGGTTTCCTAGAGCGCTGTGCATTGGATTCTATACCGGGCCTATCCGGTTCAGTTAACCTATCACCTCTCGAACGTTTAACCGGTAACGCCTTGGCATTGTTGGAGTTGTCCACTTCCACGCCATAGCTCTTCACGATTTCACCTATAGACCGACTTGATTCACGTACAATGTCACGCTGACACTGTTGAAATACTCTCCTGCGCTCTGGCTGCGGGATACGTGTAAACCTGGAGTCGAACAGTAGCTTAGGCAGTGCCTGGACATatgtttagtatataaTCCAACACACCTCGTCGAATCTGGTACTGGCAGGTAGATTCAGCTCTTTGATGAGCGATTTGAAGTTATTCAAGTCGTCCGCTGATATGCTTCCAGCTGAATCGGAAGAAGGTTTCTCCGGAATGCCGATATCCGGCATTTCCCATCGTGACTGCGTTATGTATCTAGTATATATCTGATGTGTACCTCCTTTGTACATCGGTTGTAGTAGTATACCTTTTTGGTCGAGGTCTCCACTCGGTACCTGCAGGGGATTAGACATTACGCTCTATAAGTACCATTTAGTGTCACCTAAACGGTCCCAGGACTTAGGGACACCAATGTCACCCATTGATGACTCAGACGGATATTCAAAGTATCAACTGGCAGCAGTTACATGTAGTACCCACTTAGTAGTTCCCAGTGCCCTGGAATATGCTATAGTAACTGTATAAAGAATACCAGATTGGCACTAGTGCCAGGGATTTAGTACTAGATGTTATGCACAAGTGATATCAAATTAAACCACGTCTGAACATACTTGAGATATAGTCTCAAGCAAAGCACGAGTGCAATTAGGGATTGATTTGAAAGAATCACCACCAAGCTTGTAACGAGGGTTGCGGAATAACTCAACCACAGTCAGACGAACGCCCCAAGGGCATTTGACGCCAGATAAACCTTGCTCCAGGAGCACGCGCAAGATTATCTGGCGTAAAATGTCATCGCGAGGCGCCCGGAAAACATCGAATAACCATAGCAACAAGCAACTGAAAAAGTGCGTGTGCAAATTGGGATACCGCAAATGACGAGAAATAGCATTGACCAATACGTACCGACCACGGTTAGACATCTGGCGAAGAAGCTCCAAGTACACATACAGACGCCGCTCGTCGATGCGCTCAGGCTCGGATAGTGATTTAGGAAACTCAATCCCGATATAGTAACTAAAACAACTGACCAGGGTCATACCCTGACCGGGGTCATTGTCAAGAACGTCCTCGAGTACCTTAACAACCTGCTGGACATCGATCTTGGCATGGATATTGGCCTGACGAACCACTGAACGCATAACAGAATCAGCATATGACTTGATACCGTGACGCATTAGCAGCGTCACTATCATGGGTGATACCGGTGGAGCAACTGTCATAGCAGGTAGATGGTCAACAGGCATGGACAAAGCATTAATGGGCACGGGGTCAGGACCAACGTAACAACTACTGGCAGCACGCTCTAAACGAGGTGATCCGCCAATACAGAAGTAGTACTCAACCACGAATTGGGGGTAGTTATCACACACGTGGTGGACTAGTTCCAAACACCACTGCTCAATCCTGTGGTAAGACTCATGCTTACGGTTAGCATCCATGAAACAAGTCATCTCAAGCAACAAGTTGGCGACGTGGGACCAACAACGAGGAATAGCCATTGCACCCTTAAGGAGACTTGGGTGCCAAATTAAACGTAACCAGAAAAAGACAAACTCGGGACAACGAGTTGGATTGATGCAACGGAGCGCTGTTAAAAATGTAATCCGACAAACAATGTTACCACTAGCAACCTCAAGCTTGTCAAAGTAACGCATCAAGACGACCCAGAGTTTGTAGTATGATATGTAGTCGTGGCCATAGAGTACCAAACTTGCAGTGGAAGCAAGGAGCTTCTGGAGCGCACTGGAAGGTGGAACGTCACTGCCACCGACCAAACGAAGCATGACATCAGCCATTTTGGCCAAAGCAATCAAACTGTCAATGCCCTCGCTGGGGAAGCCTGGGTCATCCAATTGGTCAACGGTCCAACCCGGGCTGCTAGACGACATCGTGCCAATGGCACTGCCAACACAAATGGCAAAAAAGTTATCCGTACCGCCATCCATTTTAAATAGACTCTGTAAATTAAATCTCTGGAAGAATTGGCGCCAGGCCAATAGTAAATTCTCACCGTCATAGGGTAAACTGGACTCGATCCACTTAGCAAATATAATGCTGACTATAGCACGGTGGGAATCCGAAACTGGAGGTGGAGGAACAATACGCCTAACACCACCAAAACCAAGGTCCAAATGCGAATCGCGGCGCACGGTCTCCGGGAATGACATAACGTCGTCAGTAGGACCCACGAGCTTGAATTTAGAACCAGTAACACAAGCCGCAAGGTTCCGCTTCAGTATGGGACTCAAGGAAACTATAATTAAACGGGGCTCGGGACAAAGATCCATGTAGTCCTTTAGTAACTTAGAACGAGCGTCCTTCAGCAAAACGCCACTGTAAGTCTCGCACATCTCAAGGCCGCACTTGATGGAAGCGATTTCACGAATTATGGCAGCAGCAGCCTCCGGACCTATGCTGCGCTGGTCAATCACCGATATCGCAGTGATAACTATGGCCATCTCAACAGCATAGCTGTTGCGACCCTTGTCCATAGCAAGGGTCAAGTAGTGCACCAAATGGGACCAGTCCAATAAATTGTATCGCAGCAAGCCAGTGACAGTGACAACATTGAATGCAGTGTTGCCACGATCCAAAGGCTGGGAAAATAACAGGGGGACCAAGGACTGCTTGATACCAGGATTTAACTGGTTCAAGCCGTCCAAAACACATAGCAGCACCTCGACATTCAAGCCTGCCTGGGCACCTATACCCTCACATAGGAAGGTCAAGAGCCTATGTGAAATAGCGATTGAGGCCATCTCGGAATGGCGTGAATTCTCCATGACATTGAGGCACTTGGCGATACAAGAAAAGAGGTCATGGTCCACAGGTAAACTGTAAAGTACCAATAAAGCATGAGTACTAAACATGATAGGTTCATAGTCAGGCTCAGTTGGACTCTTGCTGTAGAGACTTGGTGGGAATAAGGCAATCTCACGCAAAGGCTCACGAACCTCAGCAAAACACTCCTCAAAACGTGACATTACAGCATTGCACAGCGACATTGGCATGGCACCGTTAGTAACTGGACCCACCGGCTGAGGGGGCATGCTACGAGGTACATTACCATGAAGATGCTGCAACAATGGACTGGAAACCGGTAATCCACGAGCGCCATTCTGGAataaattgcgatataaagTCAAGTTGCGCTTGTCCATGCAAACGTTTAAACGGTTCCACTGCTGTAATAATGGAGGCAGTGATATAGGCAGGCCCTGCTGATGCTGAGTCTTGCAAAGCTTCAAGACGTCAGGTATAACAGAGTCAACGTCACGAACAGCCTGTTCACCAACTATCTTCTCAGCAGCTGCTACAGCAGGGACTATGTTATCCTGACTGATGATTTGTACCAGCTGCTCAACGAGTACCTGGGTGTTGCAGTCCTGGGTACTGTATGTCTGAAGTGCAGCACGCAGGCTCTCGTGGAATGCAATGCGCAAAGGCTCCTTGCAAGTGGCAATAACCAGTGACTTTGCGAAATATTCCATCATGCTCTGAATTGCCACACGAAGGGTAGACTCATCCTCTTCACCAGCAAAGTCATTAGAAATCAACATGCGAGTTGTTGCACGTGATATCGATAACGCATGCTCGGAAACAACTGGAATCACACGACGAATTGCACGGTCAATAGCCAAAGGAACACAGGCACGTAACTGAGGCTGTAACTCAAAAATAGCAATGGACGGAGATATCACCACCGACGATTGAAGTTGGTGTAGAACCCGCTCAGCAAAGTCACTCAATGGTGGTGTAGGTGGGTTCTTGATAGGAGATTGGCCACTGGAGACGTTGCCTACGGGCTGCATGTGCAAACCGTTAAGGGCACCAATAGGTGGTACCGGAGGGTACCCAGGAGGTGGATGTGGCTTTTCAGTGGATCGCGACTCGCCAGGTGGATTGGGTCGTACAACTCCAGGGCCCTCACGCATCACCTTAGCAAGGAGCAGGTTCAACTTCTCGCGAACGCTGTCCTTGCTGGCTTCACGCTGAGGACCTAGTCCAGAACGGCCTGGTTGAGATTTAGGGACACCCGTAACAGGATACTGATGAACAGGCTTTGGAACTTCAGTAACCTTTGGAACGGGTATTTCAGAAGGTACCTCCACAGGGTCAAAATCAATAGAAACATCAGGACGAACGCGGGATTCCAGTAACTGGGTCTTGTTGGCAAAATTCTCAAGACCGAGGTCCAGGTGCTTGAATAGTACCTCAACCTCAAAGACTAAAGATGTCTTCAAACGATTTAAAGAGTGTATCTCAACCAAGAAGTTGAGTATAGCGGTGGTCCACGGGTTAGGAGGTTTGAAAATCTTGGAATTAGCAACATGCTCCATTATCTTGCACACAAACGGTAAAGCGGCTACCATGGCACCGTTTTCATAGGCATGGAATAGTACCTGCTTAAGATCAAGGCGACGACTCATAATGGGAATGTTGCGACCTATAGTTATGCGGCCTAACCAACTACCCAAGTTCTTTAATAAAGTCCGATATGAAGGAAGCTCCTTCTGGTCAACAATGTGCTTTAAGCACGCGGAAATACAGGAGTAAGTTATCTGGATTGCCATGTCAAAGACCTTGGGGGCTTTAATGTTCTCTATAAATAGAACGAACACGTCGTGTAAATTCTGTTCCTTGGATGCACGAGTCTTGACTATATAGAGTAGTAGCCACGATAGATTACTGGCCTCAATGGCATC encodes:
- a CDS encoding FF domain family protein, which codes for MGDIGVPKSWDRLGDTKWYRVETSTKKVYYYNRCTKESRWEMPDIGIPEKPSSDSAGSISADDLNNFKSLIKELNLPASTRFDEALPKLLFDSRFTRIPQPERRRVFQQCQRDIVRESSRSIGEIVKSYGVEVDNSNNAKALPVKRSRGDRLTEPDRPGIESNAQRSRKPRIEVQSRESLAASMAHNAFMSMLHERIRMPFLDGEIVPLDDDLLQGDPRAEGCSAKDRKVLYDKFVSEFLEARLALFDQKLSNIGSEQVSSSLDEVIKLVGERLFHDLPRQRLQVVFNRWNDVVKAELLDDFNLLLRQTVCHHDGSLEENLTRIKSQLRNDPRYRRLGVFREERDRLVMQRLSELESEHIKNRH
- a CDS encoding CCR4-Not complex component Not1 family protein — its product is MSSGGYTLDPPKSGVLAELEEAESMPDEERVNKYFYNLYVANVSTDDIIGVMRRFESSPPDSRNSKTYRTMLKILFNECRFFPKYPVQELAITAELFGKMIKHCLLLSNGNLLMLALRCIIEALKRGKMSKMFQFGTIALSQFETSIANYPWFSTALLDIPDVRETFPQLYKTCEKLQSIMTDSMRGTTYVDQSKGIIIRPEDCEPGVARSAPAPPDVPPPCVIDKDRLDVGELESLMNCVLDDLTLEVPPVAVVNQIYAAFNNMSMDTAAQKAREVNDAIEASNLSWLLLYIVKTRASKEQNLHDVFVLFIENIKAPKVFDMAIQITYSCISACLKHIVDQKELPSYRTLLKNLGSWLGRITIGRNIPIMSRRLDLKQVLFHAYENGAMVAALPFVCKIMEHVANSKIFKPPNPWTTAILNFLVEIHSLNRLKTSLVFEVEVLFKHLDLGLENFANKTQLLESRVRPDVSIDFDPVEVPSEIPVPKVTEVPKPVHQYPVTGVPKSQPGRSGLGPQREASKDSVREKLNLLLAKVMREGPGVVRPNPPGESRSTEKPHPPPGYPPVPPIGALNGLHMQPVGNVSSGQSPIKNPPTPPLSDFAERVLHQLQSSVVISPSIAIFELQPQLRACVPLAIDRAIRRVIPVVSEHALSISRATTRMLISNDFAGEEDESTLRVAIQSMMEYFAKSLVIATCKEPLRIAFHESLRAALQTYSTQDCNTQVLVEQLVQIISQDNIVPAVAAAEKIVGEQAVRDVDSVIPDVLKLCKTQHQQGLPISLPPLLQQWNRLNVCMDKRNLTLYRNLFQNGARGLPVSSPLLQHLHGNVPRSMPPQPVGPVTNGAMPMSLCNAVMSRFEECFAEVREPLREIALFPPSLYSKSPTEPDYEPIMFSTHALLVLYSLPVDHDLFSCIAKCLNVMENSRHSEMASIAISHRLLTFLCEGIGAQAGLNVEVLLCVLDGLNQLNPGIKQSLVPLLFSQPLDRGNTAFNVVTVTGLLRYNLLDWSHLVHYLTLAMDKGRNSYAVEMAIVITAISVIDQRSIGPEAAAAIIREIASIKCGLEMCETYSGVLLKDARSKLLKDYMDLCPEPRLIIVSLSPILKRNLAACVTGSKFKLVGPTDDVMSFPETVRRDSHLDLGFGGVRRIVPPPPVSDSHRAIVSIIFAKWIESSLPYDGENLLLAWRQFFQRFNLQSLFKMDGGTDNFFAICVGSAIGTMSSSSPGWTVDQLDDPGFPSEGIDSLIALAKMADVMLRLVGGSDVPPSSALQKLLASTASLVLYGHDYISYYKLWVVLMRYFDKLEVASGNIVCRITFLTALRCINPTRCPEFVFFWLRLIWHPSLLKGAMAIPRCWSHVANLLLEMTCFMDANRKHESYHRIEQWCLELVHHVCDNYPQFVVEYYFCIGGSPRLERAASSCYVGPDPVPINALSMPVDHLPAMTVAPPVSPMIVTLLMRHGIKSYADSVMRSVVRQANIHAKIDVQQVVKVLEDVLDNDPGQGMTLVSCFSYYIGIEFPKSLSEPERIDERRLYVYLELLRQMSNRGRYVLVNAISRHLRYPNLHTHFFSCLLLWLFDVFRAPRDDILRQIILRVLLEQGLSGVKCPWGVRLTVVELFRNPRYKLGGDSFKSIPNCTRALLETISQVCSDVV